The following proteins are encoded in a genomic region of Anaerobaca lacustris:
- a CDS encoding amylo-alpha-1,6-glucosidase — MLTRQKTGAEEVVRVAIDGEIGNLLDCEWLLTNERGSYAAGTIVGCNTSSYHGLLIGSLAPPVNRVMALSNCQEIVVCGSQTFHLSTFEFSGDPVLAPSPYLRQFRRDTGAHFIYEFESIELHKAVYLADHSDTVVVEYTFDGLMDPVELIVRPFVGLRDFHHTENSDAPLRWDRLESGVVVRHDTPGGCALRMGCSGMDFDGDPQWWFDFTYRANRRRGQQAGEDLWTPGFFRGIVEEDGRLVFWARLDERYRPESVQVDVETIKNRLADRQRQILSGAAADATDRRLVLAADQFIVKRRYGDVEGTSIVAGYPWFADWGRDTFIALPGLLLATGRFDEARSVLCTFAAAADDGLIPNRFDDRSGPAHFNSVDASLWFIHAAFQYLEATDDKDTFHQRLLPVIRWIVDSYQNGTRFGIHVDADGLVRAGDCNTQLTWMDAMYDGVAFTPRWGKPVEVNALWHNALCHLHEFCLRMDLVSDAKRYAKMAQQAGDSFGELFWNESLGYLNDTVMPDGQVDASLRPNQIFAISLPYGPPLSGARQKAIVAAVEFELLTPYGLRTLSRRDACYQGRYEGPQRRRDAAYHQGTVWPYLTGPFVEAYLKVNDFKPASVHRATEMIEPLVNHVTADGCLGSIAEIFDGDAPQEPKGCWAQAWSVGELLRIHRLLKHARP; from the coding sequence GTGTTGACACGACAGAAGACCGGCGCCGAGGAAGTCGTCCGGGTCGCCATCGACGGCGAGATCGGGAACCTGCTGGACTGCGAATGGCTCCTGACCAACGAGCGGGGCAGCTACGCCGCGGGGACCATCGTTGGCTGCAACACGAGCAGCTATCACGGCCTGCTGATCGGTTCGCTCGCGCCGCCCGTCAATCGCGTCATGGCTCTGTCCAACTGCCAGGAGATCGTCGTCTGCGGTTCGCAGACGTTCCATCTGTCCACGTTCGAGTTCTCCGGCGATCCGGTTCTGGCGCCGAGTCCCTATCTGCGCCAATTCCGCCGCGATACCGGGGCGCACTTCATCTACGAATTCGAATCGATCGAGCTGCACAAGGCCGTCTACCTCGCCGACCACAGCGATACGGTCGTGGTTGAATACACCTTCGACGGCCTCATGGACCCGGTGGAACTCATCGTGCGTCCGTTCGTCGGCCTCAGGGATTTCCACCACACAGAGAACAGCGACGCGCCGCTGCGATGGGATCGCCTGGAGTCGGGCGTGGTGGTGCGCCATGATACGCCGGGCGGCTGTGCCCTGCGGATGGGCTGTTCGGGCATGGATTTCGACGGCGATCCGCAGTGGTGGTTCGACTTCACGTACCGCGCCAACCGACGGCGAGGCCAGCAGGCGGGCGAGGACCTCTGGACGCCGGGCTTCTTCCGGGGCATCGTCGAAGAGGATGGGCGGCTCGTGTTCTGGGCCCGTCTCGATGAACGCTATCGGCCGGAGTCGGTCCAGGTGGACGTCGAGACGATCAAGAACCGCCTGGCCGACCGGCAGAGACAGATTCTCTCCGGAGCGGCGGCCGACGCGACGGACCGCAGGCTCGTCCTGGCGGCCGATCAGTTCATCGTCAAACGGCGCTACGGCGACGTGGAGGGCACGAGCATTGTAGCCGGGTACCCGTGGTTTGCCGACTGGGGTCGCGACACGTTCATCGCGCTGCCCGGCCTGCTGCTCGCGACGGGGCGATTCGACGAGGCCCGATCGGTGCTGTGCACATTTGCGGCGGCCGCCGACGACGGGCTCATTCCGAACCGCTTCGATGATCGCAGCGGACCGGCTCACTTCAACAGCGTCGATGCCTCGCTGTGGTTCATCCACGCCGCGTTTCAATACCTCGAAGCCACCGACGACAAGGACACCTTCCACCAGAGACTGTTGCCGGTGATCCGCTGGATCGTCGACTCCTATCAGAACGGCACGCGGTTCGGCATCCACGTCGATGCCGATGGCCTCGTCCGCGCCGGCGACTGCAACACGCAGTTGACCTGGATGGATGCCATGTACGACGGCGTCGCGTTCACGCCCCGCTGGGGCAAGCCCGTCGAGGTCAACGCGCTGTGGCACAACGCCCTGTGTCACCTGCACGAGTTCTGTCTGCGCATGGACCTCGTGTCCGACGCGAAACGGTATGCCAAGATGGCTCAGCAGGCCGGCGACAGTTTTGGCGAGCTGTTCTGGAACGAGTCGCTGGGGTATTTGAACGACACGGTCATGCCGGACGGGCAGGTCGACGCGAGCCTGCGGCCCAATCAGATCTTTGCGATCTCGCTTCCGTACGGTCCGCCGTTGAGCGGGGCCCGGCAGAAGGCGATCGTCGCCGCCGTGGAGTTCGAGCTTCTCACGCCGTATGGACTTCGCACGCTGAGCCGCCGCGACGCCTGCTATCAGGGCCGGTATGAGGGTCCGCAGCGCAGGCGAGACGCGGCGTATCACCAGGGAACGGTCTGGCCCTATCTGACGGGGCCCTTCGTCGAGGCCTATCTGAAGGTCAACGACTTCAAGCCGGCCAGCGTTCACCGAGCGACGGAGATGATCGAGCCGCTTGTGAACCACGTGACGGCCGACGGCTGTCTCGGCAGCATCGCGGAGATCTTCGACGGCGATGCCCCGCAGGAGCCCAAGGGCTGCTGGGCCCAGGCCTGGAGCGTCGGCGAGCTGCTGCGAATCCACCGCCTCCTCAAGCACGCGCGGCCCTAA
- a CDS encoding DEAD/DEAH box helicase — translation MTKRRRQRSGSADAQEPADSAEGSPEPADPNAAEQATSPSPDVAPARKRSRRRRKKKTESPWSIEQFQVPEKPGQTRFHDLGIPEPIMHAIADLGFQYCTPIQSKVLIHAHAGQNISGRAQTGTGKTAAFLITIFSKFLHDPIQGERPAGSPRALVLAPTRELAIQIVKDAEDLGKYCNFNCLAVYGGLEVKKQQRRLDNRPVDLIVATPGRLLDFVKRGSIHLKDVEVLVIDEADRMLDMGFIPEVKRIIRETPPKNHRRTMLFSATLTEDVLRLASQWMPDPVICEIEPEHVAVETVDQIVYITTTRDKFKLLYNILKKRGDDRTLIFCNRRDHSQTLVNKLKKHGVACELLSGAVPQKKRLRILEDFRGGEIQVVVATDVAGRGLHVKDIGLVVNYEFPYEAEDYVHRIGRTGRAGVAGTAISFACEDESFIIPDIEKYLGNPLRCTMPDEELLARVPPAR, via the coding sequence ATGACAAAACGAAGACGCCAAAGATCGGGGTCCGCCGACGCGCAGGAGCCCGCCGATTCGGCCGAAGGCTCACCCGAGCCCGCCGACCCGAATGCCGCCGAACAGGCGACGTCGCCCTCGCCGGACGTCGCACCCGCAAGGAAACGGTCGCGAAGACGACGCAAGAAGAAGACCGAATCGCCTTGGAGCATCGAGCAGTTTCAAGTGCCCGAGAAGCCGGGCCAGACGCGGTTTCACGACCTCGGGATTCCCGAGCCGATCATGCACGCCATCGCCGACCTGGGGTTCCAGTACTGCACGCCGATCCAGTCGAAGGTCCTGATCCACGCGCACGCCGGACAGAACATCTCCGGACGCGCCCAGACGGGGACGGGGAAAACGGCGGCATTCCTGATCACGATTTTCAGCAAGTTCCTCCACGACCCGATCCAGGGCGAACGGCCCGCCGGCTCGCCGCGCGCCCTCGTCCTGGCGCCAACGCGGGAACTGGCGATCCAGATCGTCAAGGACGCCGAAGACCTCGGCAAATACTGCAACTTCAACTGCCTGGCGGTCTATGGCGGGCTCGAGGTCAAGAAGCAGCAGCGCCGCCTCGACAACCGCCCCGTCGATCTGATCGTGGCGACGCCGGGCCGGCTGCTGGACTTCGTCAAGCGCGGCAGCATCCACCTCAAGGACGTCGAGGTGCTCGTCATCGACGAGGCCGACCGGATGCTGGACATGGGCTTCATCCCGGAGGTCAAGCGGATCATCCGCGAGACCCCGCCGAAGAACCATCGCCGCACGATGCTCTTCAGCGCGACGCTGACCGAGGACGTCCTGCGCCTGGCGTCCCAATGGATGCCCGATCCGGTCATCTGTGAGATCGAACCCGAGCACGTGGCGGTCGAGACGGTCGATCAGATCGTCTACATCACCACGACAAGGGACAAGTTCAAGCTGCTCTACAACATCCTCAAGAAACGGGGCGACGACCGGACGCTGATCTTCTGCAATCGGCGCGATCACAGCCAGACTCTGGTGAACAAACTGAAGAAACACGGCGTCGCGTGCGAGCTGCTCAGCGGGGCCGTGCCCCAGAAGAAACGGCTGCGCATCCTGGAGGACTTCCGCGGCGGCGAGATCCAGGTCGTGGTGGCCACCGACGTGGCCGGTCGCGGGCTGCACGTCAAGGACATCGGCCTGGTGGTCAACTACGAGTTCCCGTACGAGGCGGAAGACTACGTGCACCGCATCGGGCGTACGGGTCGCGCCGGCGTGGCCGGGACCGCCATCTCGTTCGCCTGCGAGGACGAGTCGTTCATCATTCCGGATATCGAGAAGTACCTCGGCAATCCTCTGCGATGCACCATGCCGGACGAGGAACTGCTCGCCAGAGTCCCCCCGGCCCGATAG
- a CDS encoding glycosyltransferase family 4 protein, protein MGRNAEGGHIRVFMLGWEFPPFISGGLGTACYGLTRAMDQLGVKVTFVLPKTVESEYVTHVKLLSPRSRRSAASVTDVEDTLSNVIFRTIASPLQAYANPENYDERVEESLRLRREMIEQGKAEDDFHAGDYSGDMYSEIRRYATMAVRLAREEQFDVVHAHDWMTYPAGVAVAAVTGRPLVVHVHSTEFDRSGEHVNQVVYDIEREGMERADKVITVSHFTRSLVISRYGIAPEKVDVVYNGVERNGAWSVGPTSIKRDEKLVLFLGRITMQKGPEYFLHAAKKVLEAMDNVKFVMAGSGDLMYRSIELAAQLGIGQKVLFTGFLRGDDVRKIYQMADLYVMPSVSEPFGIAPLEALDNDVPVIISKQSGVSEVLRHALKVDFWDVNEMANKIVAVLRYSPLRMTLRNHGNFEVRKLRWKDAAGQCAAIYEQLLVAV, encoded by the coding sequence ATGGGACGGAATGCTGAGGGGGGGCACATTCGGGTGTTCATGCTGGGTTGGGAGTTCCCGCCTTTCATCAGTGGGGGGCTGGGAACGGCCTGCTACGGTCTGACGCGGGCGATGGACCAACTCGGCGTGAAGGTCACCTTCGTGCTCCCGAAGACGGTCGAGAGTGAGTATGTGACGCACGTCAAGCTCCTGTCGCCACGTTCCCGCCGGAGCGCCGCTTCGGTCACCGACGTCGAGGACACCCTGTCGAACGTGATCTTCAGGACGATCGCGTCGCCGTTGCAGGCGTATGCCAATCCGGAGAATTACGACGAACGAGTAGAGGAAAGCCTGCGATTGCGACGGGAAATGATCGAGCAGGGCAAGGCCGAGGACGACTTCCACGCCGGCGACTACAGCGGCGACATGTACAGCGAGATCCGCCGGTATGCCACGATGGCGGTCCGGCTGGCTCGAGAGGAGCAATTCGACGTGGTCCACGCCCACGACTGGATGACCTATCCGGCCGGCGTGGCGGTGGCGGCGGTGACGGGCAGGCCCCTGGTCGTCCACGTGCATTCGACCGAGTTCGACCGCTCCGGCGAGCACGTCAACCAGGTCGTCTACGACATCGAACGGGAGGGCATGGAGCGGGCCGACAAGGTCATTACGGTCAGCCATTTCACACGGAGTCTCGTGATCAGCCGATACGGGATCGCGCCGGAGAAGGTCGATGTGGTCTACAACGGCGTCGAACGCAACGGCGCCTGGTCGGTGGGCCCGACGAGCATCAAACGCGACGAGAAGCTGGTCCTGTTTCTGGGCCGGATCACCATGCAGAAGGGCCCGGAGTATTTCCTGCACGCCGCCAAGAAGGTGCTCGAGGCCATGGACAACGTCAAGTTCGTCATGGCCGGATCGGGCGATCTGATGTACCGCTCCATCGAGTTGGCGGCGCAACTCGGGATCGGACAGAAAGTGTTGTTCACGGGATTCCTGCGAGGCGACGACGTCCGAAAAATCTACCAGATGGCGGATCTGTACGTCATGCCGTCGGTCTCGGAGCCGTTCGGCATTGCGCCGCTGGAGGCCCTGGACAACGACGTGCCCGTGATCATCAGCAAACAGAGTGGCGTCTCGGAAGTCCTGCGCCACGCTCTGAAGGTCGATTTCTGGGACGTCAACGAGATGGCCAACAAGATCGTGGCGGTGCTGCGCTATTCGCCTCTGCGGATGACGCTTCGCAATCACGGCAATTTCGAGGTCCGCAAGCTGAGGTGGAAGGACGCGGCCGGACAGTGCGCCGCCATCTACGAGCAACTGCTCGTGGCGGTCTGA
- the fusA gene encoding elongation factor G has translation MEKISRIRNIGISAHIDSGKTTLSERILFYAGRIHRMQEVHTGQGGGATMDFMDLERERGITITSAATQVAWQDKSINLIDTPGHVDFTVEVERSLRVLDGAIMILCAVGGVQSQSITVDQQMKRYRVPRIAFVNKMDRTGADPDRVRQDLTGKLGLNVVPIQLHMGSGDDFKGVIDLIAMEAITFAGKDGEKVVRGPIPEAYVQAADKARHDMLEALSMYNDCLLEMLLENQPVGESLIRRVIREATINRDIVPMMMGSAFKNKGVQPLLDAVCDYLPSPLDRSYFARDHDNEGTETPLPSDPDAPLVAMVFKIADESFGQLSYVRVYQGRLAKGQQYRNARTSRVLRVGRIVRMHANDREDITDAGPGDIIALLAVDCASGDTICGEGVNYSLESIFVADPVISLSITPASSADQERMAKALSRFMKEDPTFRVSTDPETAETVIAGMGELHLDVYIERMRREFKAHVTVGAPNVSYREAPTVEAEFNYRHKKQTGGSGQFAHVVGRLIPLGPDADATYEFEDNITSGRIPGEYIPAVNKGFQAAMKKGPLAGYEIVGCKMCLDDGSFHAVDSSEMAFRIAGRDAFIEAFRKSKPCLQEPIMTVEVETPTEFQGPIVGDLNSRRGIIMETTARDTYTVIRAEVPLANMFGYATVVRGLSRGMATFSMEMCRYAQVPTRLAEEIINQRREKNQQTARK, from the coding sequence ATGGAAAAGATCAGCAGAATTCGGAATATCGGGATTTCGGCGCACATCGACTCGGGCAAGACCACGCTCAGCGAGCGGATCCTGTTCTATGCCGGGCGCATCCACCGCATGCAGGAGGTCCACACCGGCCAAGGCGGCGGCGCGACGATGGACTTCATGGATCTCGAACGCGAGCGAGGCATCACCATCACCTCGGCGGCCACCCAGGTCGCCTGGCAGGACAAGAGCATCAACCTGATCGACACGCCCGGCCACGTGGATTTCACGGTGGAGGTCGAGCGGTCGCTTCGCGTGCTGGACGGTGCGATCATGATCCTCTGCGCCGTCGGGGGCGTTCAGAGCCAGTCGATCACGGTCGATCAGCAGATGAAACGGTACCGCGTGCCGCGAATCGCCTTCGTCAACAAGATGGACCGCACCGGCGCCGACCCGGATCGCGTCCGGCAGGACCTGACCGGCAAGCTCGGGCTGAACGTCGTGCCGATCCAGTTGCACATGGGTAGCGGCGACGACTTCAAGGGCGTTATTGACCTGATCGCGATGGAGGCGATCACCTTCGCGGGCAAGGACGGAGAGAAAGTCGTCCGCGGCCCCATCCCGGAGGCCTATGTCCAGGCCGCCGACAAGGCCCGTCACGATATGCTCGAAGCCCTGAGCATGTACAACGACTGTCTCCTTGAAATGCTCCTGGAGAACCAGCCGGTCGGCGAGAGCCTGATCCGTCGCGTCATCCGCGAGGCCACGATCAACCGTGACATCGTGCCGATGATGATGGGCTCGGCCTTCAAGAACAAAGGCGTTCAGCCCTTGCTCGACGCGGTCTGCGACTACCTGCCCAGCCCGCTGGACCGCTCGTATTTCGCCCGCGACCACGACAACGAAGGCACGGAGACGCCGTTGCCAAGCGATCCGGACGCCCCGCTGGTGGCGATGGTGTTCAAGATCGCCGACGAATCGTTCGGCCAGTTGAGCTACGTCCGCGTCTATCAGGGCCGGCTCGCCAAGGGCCAGCAGTACCGCAACGCCCGCACCAGCCGCGTGCTGCGCGTCGGACGGATCGTGCGGATGCACGCCAACGACCGCGAGGACATCACCGACGCCGGTCCGGGCGACATCATCGCCCTGCTGGCCGTCGATTGCGCCAGCGGCGACACGATCTGCGGCGAAGGGGTCAACTACTCGCTGGAGAGCATCTTCGTGGCCGATCCGGTCATCAGTCTGTCGATTACGCCCGCCAGCTCGGCCGATCAGGAACGCATGGCCAAGGCGCTGAGCCGGTTCATGAAGGAGGACCCGACCTTCCGCGTTTCGACGGACCCGGAGACGGCCGAGACGGTCATCGCCGGGATGGGCGAGCTTCATCTGGACGTTTACATCGAGCGGATGCGGCGGGAGTTCAAGGCCCACGTGACCGTCGGCGCCCCGAACGTCAGCTATCGCGAGGCCCCCACCGTCGAGGCCGAGTTCAACTACCGCCACAAGAAGCAGACCGGCGGCTCGGGCCAGTTCGCCCACGTGGTCGGCCGGCTGATCCCGCTGGGCCCGGACGCCGATGCGACCTACGAGTTCGAGGACAACATCACCTCCGGACGCATCCCCGGCGAGTACATTCCCGCCGTGAACAAAGGCTTCCAGGCCGCCATGAAGAAGGGACCGCTAGCCGGATACGAGATCGTCGGATGCAAGATGTGCCTCGACGACGGGTCGTTCCACGCCGTGGACTCCAGCGAAATGGCGTTCCGGATCGCCGGGCGGGATGCGTTCATCGAGGCCTTCCGAAAATCCAAGCCCTGCCTCCAGGAACCGATCATGACGGTCGAGGTCGAAACCCCGACCGAATTCCAGGGGCCCATCGTGGGCGATCTCAACAGCCGGCGCGGGATCATCATGGAAACCACCGCCCGGGACACGTATACCGTGATCCGCGCCGAAGTACCGCTGGCCAACATGTTTGGCTATGCCACCGTCGTTCGAGGCCTGAGCAGAGGCATGGCCACCTTCTCGATGGAGATGTGCCGCTACGCTCAGGTGCCAACCCGACTCGCCGAGGAAATCATCAACCAGCGTCGTGAGAAGAATCAGCAGACGGCCCGGAAATAA
- a CDS encoding glycoside hydrolase family 57 protein has translation MPSVCFYFQVHQPMRLRHYTVFDNDQRYFDDHKNAAICRKVANKCYLPANRLLLKLIDKHQGRFKVAYSLTGILLEQLQMYSPEVLSTFHALARTGCVEFLAETYYHSLSFLYSRQEFVEQVRKHAETIEDLFGQKPKVFRNTELIYNNELALLIEAMGCFDAVITEGADHILGYRSPNFLYRPTGCKHLKLLLKNYSLSDDIAFRFSNRHWVEWPLTASKFSQWVNAVNGNGHVVNLFMDYETLGEHQWEDTGIFDFVRHLPEEILRNPDNNFKTPSEVAAAYDAVGEVDVRHMISWADTERDLSAWLGNPMQSNAIHELYRLEKKIKRANDEQVLSDWRRLQVSDHFYYMCTKYFADGDVHKYFNPYDSPYDSYINFMNVLDHLQRRCAAPAIQAVPHPSSGSAAVATPIATVTN, from the coding sequence ATGCCTTCGGTTTGCTTCTACTTCCAGGTCCACCAGCCGATGCGGCTGCGTCATTACACGGTCTTCGACAACGATCAGCGGTACTTCGATGACCACAAGAACGCCGCGATCTGCCGCAAAGTCGCCAACAAGTGCTATCTTCCGGCCAACCGACTCCTTCTGAAGCTCATCGACAAGCACCAGGGCCGCTTCAAGGTCGCCTACAGTCTTACCGGCATCCTGCTGGAGCAGCTCCAGATGTACAGCCCGGAAGTCCTCAGCACCTTTCACGCACTGGCCCGCACCGGGTGCGTCGAGTTCCTGGCGGAGACCTACTACCACAGCCTGAGCTTCCTCTATTCCCGGCAGGAGTTCGTCGAGCAGGTCCGCAAACACGCCGAGACGATCGAAGACCTGTTCGGGCAGAAGCCCAAAGTGTTCCGCAACACCGAACTGATCTACAACAACGAGCTGGCCCTTCTGATCGAGGCGATGGGGTGCTTCGACGCCGTCATCACCGAGGGCGCCGATCACATCCTCGGCTACCGCAGCCCGAACTTCCTCTACCGCCCGACAGGATGCAAGCACCTCAAGTTGCTGCTGAAGAATTACTCGCTCAGCGACGATATCGCCTTCCGGTTCTCCAACCGTCATTGGGTCGAATGGCCCCTGACGGCCTCGAAGTTTAGCCAGTGGGTCAACGCCGTCAACGGCAACGGCCACGTGGTCAATCTGTTCATGGACTACGAGACCCTGGGCGAGCACCAGTGGGAAGACACGGGCATCTTCGACTTCGTGCGGCACCTTCCCGAGGAAATCCTCAGGAACCCGGACAACAACTTCAAGACCCCCAGTGAGGTGGCCGCCGCCTACGATGCGGTCGGTGAAGTGGACGTGCGGCACATGATCAGTTGGGCTGATACAGAGCGCGACCTTTCGGCCTGGCTGGGCAATCCGATGCAGTCCAACGCCATCCACGAGCTGTATCGCCTTGAGAAGAAGATCAAGCGGGCCAACGACGAGCAGGTCCTCTCCGACTGGCGCCGTCTCCAGGTTTCAGATCATTTCTATTACATGTGCACGAAGTACTTCGCCGACGGCGACGTCCACAAGTACTTCAATCCCTACGATTCGCCGTACGATTCGTACATCAATTTCATGAACGTGCTGGATCATCTTCAGCGGCGTTGTGCGGCTCCGGCGATTCAGGCCGTGCCGCATCCATCGTCGGGGTCGGCGGCCGTGGCGACGCCCATCGCCACGGTGACGAACTGA
- a CDS encoding Gfo/Idh/MocA family protein — protein sequence MDKPRTRRQFLKAAAGLGAAFGLPTFVPGRALGAGGATPPSEKIVMGCIGVGSMGGGHLRAFLGREEVRVVAACDLREAFRQRAKRQIDEKYASRDATTYHDFRELLARADIDAVCIATPDHWHALIGIEAARNGKDMYLEKPADVHVTAAKALRQAVNDYGVVFQFGTQQRSDRDFRFGCELVRNGHIGTLQTIVVGSVPGLSLPNQPTQPVPDPRQFDYDMWLGPAPWAPYSFERAASRAEGSVGYWMHIHDYGLGCLSGAWGIHHIDIAQWGNGTDDTGPLEIEGTGVIPADGLCDTPMTWRVEHLYANGVRMIHMDSRHTAAEFPQFVEAAASLQIPGCGILFIGSDGWVIVSRGGIDARPKTLLQETFDSNAVRLPASNDHKRDFLECVRTRGRTVSPIEAAVRSDTICHLDDIAIRLGRKLQWDPQAESFIGDDAADRMLCRPMRSPWTL from the coding sequence ATGGACAAGCCACGCACTCGCCGTCAGTTCCTCAAGGCCGCGGCTGGCCTCGGGGCCGCGTTCGGATTGCCAACCTTCGTACCGGGCCGCGCGCTGGGCGCTGGCGGCGCGACGCCGCCGAGCGAGAAGATCGTCATGGGCTGCATCGGCGTCGGCAGCATGGGCGGCGGCCATCTGCGGGCCTTTCTGGGCCGGGAGGAGGTACGAGTCGTCGCGGCGTGCGACCTTCGCGAGGCCTTTCGTCAGCGAGCCAAGCGGCAGATCGACGAGAAGTATGCAAGCCGGGACGCCACGACCTATCACGATTTCCGCGAGCTGCTGGCTCGGGCGGACATCGACGCGGTCTGCATCGCGACGCCGGACCATTGGCACGCCCTGATCGGCATCGAGGCCGCCCGAAACGGCAAGGACATGTACCTGGAGAAGCCGGCCGACGTCCACGTCACGGCCGCGAAGGCCCTGCGCCAGGCAGTGAACGACTACGGCGTGGTCTTTCAGTTCGGCACGCAGCAGCGTTCCGATCGCGACTTCCGCTTCGGATGCGAGCTGGTCCGCAACGGCCACATCGGCACGTTGCAGACCATCGTCGTCGGCTCCGTGCCGGGCCTGTCATTGCCCAATCAACCAACCCAGCCTGTGCCCGACCCACGGCAGTTCGATTACGATATGTGGCTGGGCCCGGCGCCGTGGGCGCCGTATTCGTTCGAGCGCGCCGCCTCACGAGCCGAAGGCAGCGTCGGCTACTGGATGCATATCCACGACTACGGCCTGGGCTGTCTCAGCGGCGCGTGGGGCATTCACCACATCGACATCGCCCAATGGGGCAACGGCACCGACGACACCGGCCCGCTGGAGATCGAAGGCACCGGTGTGATCCCCGCCGATGGGCTCTGCGACACGCCGATGACCTGGCGGGTCGAGCATCTTTACGCCAACGGCGTGCGGATGATTCATATGGATTCGCGGCACACGGCCGCCGAGTTCCCCCAATTCGTCGAGGCAGCGGCGTCGCTGCAAATCCCCGGCTGCGGCATCCTCTTCATCGGCTCCGACGGCTGGGTCATCGTCTCGCGAGGCGGGATCGACGCCAGACCCAAAACGCTCTTGCAGGAGACGTTCGACTCCAACGCGGTTCGGTTGCCCGCAAGCAACGACCACAAGCGGGATTTCCTGGAATGCGTGCGAACGCGGGGCAGGACGGTCAGTCCGATCGAGGCCGCCGTCCGGTCGGACACGATCTGCCACCTCGACGACATCGCGATCCGCCTCGGACGCAAGCTGCAGTGGGACCCTCAGGCCGAATCGTTCATTGGAGACGACGCCGCCGATCGCATGCTCTGCCGGCCCATGCGCAGCCCCTGGACGCTCTGA
- a CDS encoding DEAD/DEAH box helicase: MPFKTFGLSDPLVQGILATGYTAPTEIQSQAIPIAVDGRDIIGCAQTGTGKTAAFVLPILNRLGHEKAGRKKGIRSLILTPTRELAVQIEQSILGYGRFLHLRTLAIYGGVSIEKQLSTLRHGIDIVVATPGRLLDHMQRGSISFKSIEVLVLDEADRMLDMGFIKDVRRIVAALPTERQTMLFSATISPEIKSLSAGMQKSPKMIQIGRPQNPVEAITQHVYPVEKPQKIDLLLHMLKNDPMYSVLVFSRTKHGADKIKRRLERAGIVSVAIHSGRSQNQRQQALDGFKSGKFQVMVATDIAARGIDVSGISHVINFDVPAFAEDYVHRIGRTGRAAATGDAITFVSQDERKYLQQIEKFIGRKFSPKDCPEFTYVRSEATPAEPKSVPSPRRTGKASVSTRPSALRSKTGPARRRRRRKARV; the protein is encoded by the coding sequence ATGCCATTCAAAACGTTCGGTCTTTCCGACCCGCTGGTGCAAGGGATTCTTGCGACCGGCTACACCGCACCTACCGAAATTCAATCTCAGGCGATCCCGATCGCCGTCGACGGCCGGGACATCATCGGCTGCGCGCAGACCGGGACCGGCAAGACGGCCGCGTTCGTCCTGCCGATCCTGAACCGGCTCGGCCATGAGAAGGCCGGCCGCAAGAAAGGAATCCGGTCGCTGATTCTGACACCCACGCGCGAGCTGGCCGTCCAGATCGAGCAATCGATCCTCGGCTACGGCCGGTTTCTCCATCTGCGAACGCTGGCCATCTACGGCGGCGTCAGCATCGAGAAGCAACTGAGCACCCTGCGTCACGGCATCGACATCGTCGTCGCCACGCCGGGACGACTGCTCGACCACATGCAGCGAGGCTCGATCAGCTTCAAGTCCATCGAGGTGCTCGTCCTGGACGAGGCCGATCGCATGCTGGACATGGGCTTCATCAAGGACGTGCGAAGGATCGTCGCCGCCCTGCCGACCGAGCGACAGACGATGCTGTTCTCGGCCACCATCAGCCCGGAGATCAAGAGCCTTTCGGCCGGCATGCAGAAGTCGCCGAAGATGATTCAGATCGGTCGCCCGCAAAACCCCGTCGAGGCGATCACGCAACACGTCTATCCCGTCGAGAAGCCGCAGAAAATCGATCTTCTGCTGCACATGCTCAAGAACGATCCCATGTACAGCGTGCTGGTCTTCTCACGGACCAAGCACGGCGCCGACAAGATCAAACGCCGACTGGAACGGGCCGGGATCGTCTCGGTGGCGATCCACTCCGGACGCAGCCAGAACCAGCGGCAGCAGGCCCTCGACGGATTCAAGAGCGGCAAGTTCCAGGTCATGGTGGCCACGGACATCGCCGCTCGGGGCATCGACGTCTCCGGCATCTCGCATGTCATCAATTTCGACGTCCCGGCCTTCGCGGAGGACTACGTCCACCGAATCGGTCGCACCGGACGCGCCGCGGCCACGGGCGACGCGATCACATTCGTCTCGCAGGATGAGAGGAAGTATCTCCAGCAGATCGAGAAGTTCATCGGTCGAAAGTTCAGTCCCAAGGACTGTCCGGAGTTCACCTACGTCCGATCGGAAGCGACGCCGGCCGAGCCGAAGAGTGTCCCCTCGCCGCGCCGCACGGGCAAGGCGTCCGTTTCGACTCGCCCCTCGGCGCTCCGCAGCAAGACCGGTCCGGCCCGACGCCGACGACGCAGAAAGGCAAGGGTGTAG